The sequence CGACCTTCTCGTTTTTTTGATAGCCTAAGTGATAATCGAGTTCAGCATTTAATGCGGCCTCAACAGTGACTTTGGTTAACATAGCCCTGAAGTCATTTAAATCGGCTTCGGTTTTAATGCCTTTAGCGGCTTGTTTAGCGAATGCTTCTAGTTCTTTTTTATTCATACTCTACCTTCCATTGACCCACATAGGGTACTGATTGAAAGGTAGTTACACAAAATTATTTACAGGCTCGTTTAAATTCGACTTTAACTCGAAACTCATAGCCCTTAGCTTATCGCTTACAACTTATAACTTATAACTCGTAAGTCGAAGCTCGAATCTAAATACTAATAAACAATATTCATCTCTTCTAAAAGGTTATCAGCGTTATCCAGATACTTCATTACCCAAAGCATGTAACGGCTATCTACCTGAATAGAACGGTTAGACTCAGGATCGTAACCCCAATCACCGATAATACTCTCGTAAACACCATCAAATAGCAGACCTACAAGCTCGGCACGACCATTTAAGGTCGGTGAACCTGAGTTACCACCAGTGGTATCTAGCGTCGACAGGAAGTTAACTGGCACTGAGTCGATAGACTTCATGTAGAAGTCGCCGTATTCCTTCTTCTTAATGAGCTCCAGCAGCTTAGACGGCGCATCGAATGGATCTGCACCTGTGTCTTTCGCTAAAATACCTTCCAGACGAGTGAATGGCACGGCTTTTAGGCCATCTTGTGGCGAGTAACCTTTCACATGACCCACAGTCACACGCAGACTTGAGTTTGCATCGGCGTAAACCGGCTTACCCAGCTCCGTGTTATAAGCTATAATCGCGTCCATATACTGAGGACGCACCTTCATCAACTTACCTGCCAGCTCCTTGTCTTTCTTCTCTGCTTTCATGTCCGTGTCATACATGGCAACGGCAAACTGAATAAAAGGGTCCTTCGAGGCTTTAAAGTCGGCAACCGGCTTATCTAACCAAGCCAGACGCGTATCCATATCACCCAGTTTAGTCTTGGCATACATCTTATCCAGCGTCTTGCTTAGCTTCTTCTCATCCAGCTTCTTACCAATACCGAATGCCTTGTCCAAAGCAGCAATGCGCTCACTGGCCGGTAATGTGGCGTAGCGCTTAAGTAAGTCAAACACCACAGCCTTATCGACACTGGCCGCATAGCGACGATCGATACGCTCCATGCTCGACTTGAAACGAGTCATATCACGTTCCTGATAACCAGGTTCACGCGCCATATCGTCCAACTGCTTCTCATTAGCTAAGCGATACAACTTACGCGCAGTAGGCATCATAGTTGTGTAGCGGATATAGCCTAAGATGATATCTCGAGCCTGATGCTCCTGACCTTCGGCGATCAGCTTATCAAGATCAGCCAAGGTCTTACCGTATTTTGCTTTACGCTTGCTATCTTTATTGATCCAGCTAGCCAACTCTGACTCACGACCTTTACGATCATCAAGCATGGTCGACTTACCGTAAAATTCAATCATAGAAGTGAAGTTCTTGGCGTAGTTTGCCAAACCGGCGATCAGGCTTTCATACTTGATGCGCTCATCACTGCCTTCAGGTGCTGTCTCCTTGATGATC is a genomic window of Shewanella psychrophila containing:
- a CDS encoding S46 family peptidase: MKKWLLTVAVAATFGAQADEGMWQPYQLPAMADELKAKGLEIDVKSISKLTEYPMNAVISLGGCTASFVSPKGLVVTNHHCAYGSIQYNSTPEKNLLKDGFLAKSYGEELQATPGSRIYVTETVTDVTDKVKQGLENKLGHVFYQGIELKEKSLIAECEAEDGYRCQVNSFHGGLEYYLVKQLEIRDVRLVYNPAASVGKYGGDIDNWMWPRHTGDFSFYRGYVSKDGKPADFSKDNVPYEPKSFLKVSAKGVSDGDFVMVAGYPGRTNRYRTANEVENQFEWAYPEGKMLRERFIEIIKETAPEGSDERIKYESLIAGLANYAKNFTSMIEFYGKSTMLDDRKGRESELASWINKDSKRKAKYGKTLADLDKLIAEGQEHQARDIILGYIRYTTMMPTARKLYRLANEKQLDDMAREPGYQERDMTRFKSSMERIDRRYAASVDKAVVFDLLKRYATLPASERIAALDKAFGIGKKLDEKKLSKTLDKMYAKTKLGDMDTRLAWLDKPVADFKASKDPFIQFAVAMYDTDMKAEKKDKELAGKLMKVRPQYMDAIIAYNTELGKPVYADANSSLRVTVGHVKGYSPQDGLKAVPFTRLEGILAKDTGADPFDAPSKLLELIKKKEYGDFYMKSIDSVPVNFLSTLDTTGGNSGSPTLNGRAELVGLLFDGVYESIIGDWGYDPESNRSIQVDSRYMLWVMKYLDNADNLLEEMNIVY